The following proteins are encoded in a genomic region of Oncorhynchus gorbuscha isolate QuinsamMale2020 ecotype Even-year linkage group LG11, OgorEven_v1.0, whole genome shotgun sequence:
- the LOC123989550 gene encoding cyclin-G2-like: METVKLMRELIANYEQERNYLPKETGLRLIESTGENDSRGISAKCRDTKVEDLWSLTSFFGYSTQTFVLAVNLLDRFLATMKVQPKYLACVGISCLHIAAKAVEEDCNLSSTNELIRISQCKFTVSDLTRMEKIVSEKLNFQLKTITALTFLHLYYGITSAHTSDLKEALNLDILEIQLKACLCRIAFSKAKPSVLALSLLTQEIEAMQSVDMLEIAHHVQRHLKITDVELLHWKGLVAKCMSDYSSPECSKPNNKKLVWIVSRRTAQNLHTNYCNVPELPTIPEDCWDQGESEDSCEDMSSGEESLSSSLGSDAEGPYFPRNFLC; this comes from the exons ATGGAAACTGTGAAACTTATGAGGGAGTTGATAGCCAATTATGAACAGGAGAGGAATTATCTTCCGAAGGAAACAGGACTCCGCTTAATCGAATCGACTGGAGAG AATGACAGCAGGGGAATATCAGCTAAATGTAGGGACACCAAAGTGGAGGACCTCTGGAGCCTGACTAGTTTCTTTGGGTACAGTACACAGACTTTCGTTCTGGCAGTCAACCTGTTGGATCGATTCCTGGCCACGATGAAG GTCCAACCCAAATATCTAGCTTGCGTCGGCATCAGCTGCCTCCACATCGCAGCCAAAGCAGTCGAAGAGGATTGTAACTTGTCTTCCACCAATGAGCTTATTCGTATCAGCCAGTGCAAGTTTACGGTCTCGGACCTCACTCGCATGGAGAAGATCGTTTCAGAGAAACTCAACTTCCAACTCAAAACCATCACAGCCTTAACGTTTTTGCACCTATACTACGGAATCACAAGCGCCCATACCTCAGACCT GAAGGAGGCCCTGAATCTCGACATACTAGAGATCCAGCTCAAAGCCTGTCTCTGCCGGATCGCGTTCTCTAAAGCTAAA CCGTCTGTCTTGGCCCTGTCACTCCTCACTCAGGAGATTGAAGCCATGCAGTCTGTTGATATGTTAGAAATAGCACATCATGTTCAAAGACATCTCAAG ATCACTGACGTTGAGCTCCTACACTGGAAGGGACTAGTGGCCAAGTGTATGTCCGACTACTCTTCTCCCGAATGTAGCAAACCAAACAATAAAAAGCTTGTCTGGATCGTGTCGAGAAGGACGGCTCAGAATCTTCACACCAACTACTGCAACGTCCCTGAACTGCCAACCATTCCTGAGGACTGCTGGGATCAGGGTGAAAG TGAAGACTCGTGTGAAGACATGAGTTCGGGGGAGGAGAGCCTGAGCAGTTCCCTGGGCTCTGACGCGGAGGGGCCTTACTTCCCTCGAAACTTCCTCTGCTAA